From Gloeocapsa sp. PCC 73106:
CCGAAACTGTAGCAGTACAGGAAGAGCAACCGGACCGAGTTCCTACCGAAACTGTAGAAGCCTAATAAACGGTAGTAGCAACTGCTGCGATCGCCTCTAATTGTTCCTCGTCGTAACCCCAACGCTCGAGGAAATTTTGGTATTTACCCATTTTAGTATTGACAGATTCCTTTAAATATGCTATTTCTTGAGCGATCAGGTCTAAATCCACTAGTTGTATTAACTCTCGGGTGCGACGAGTGACTCGACGGGAAGAATCAGCCATATCGGTGTTGTCTTGACGGGAGTGGGTGATAGCCATAGCTGAAGACATCGCCAAATTTTTTACCAACAAATCAGCGACGATCATAGGAGAGGAACGTAAAGCCTCAATTACACCAGGTGAAGGTAGATCGGGTAGGGAACAGTCCGCCGTAAGATAAGTAACGAAAAAGCCCCGCGCACCATTGGGAAATTCAACCAGAGAAGCGATCGCCTCTTGGATTTGTGCATCACTGAGTTGATTTGCTTCCATTTGTTGCATCAGAGATTGAGTGAACGCGATCGCCTGTTCGAAAGTTGCTTCAATTGAAATTTTCATCATATATTATACCAAGTAACCCCACAGCCATTATATACATAGCTTTTAGGTCATAGAGGTCAGTTTGTTAGCGCACTTGTGCAATAACTTGTCCAATTTCTTGAGGAGTTGCGCCTGTTATCAGCATTGCCCGAATGAGTAATTCGATAGAAACTGAAGCATCACCATTCTCAGCTTTAGCAATTCGCGGCTGACTGGAGTGTAATTTCTCTGCGATTTCGGTTTGGGTCATTGATTTTTGTCGCCGTTCTTTAAGG
This genomic window contains:
- a CDS encoding helix-turn-helix domain-containing protein; translation: MKETKREKLEKKGWKVGTISEFLDLTQEETTLIEIKLALSRYLKERRQKSMTQTEIAEKLHSSQPRIAKAENGDASVSIELLIRAMLITGATPQEIGQVIAQVR